A stretch of the Vulpes vulpes isolate BD-2025 unplaced genomic scaffold, VulVul3 u000000678, whole genome shotgun sequence genome encodes the following:
- the CSK gene encoding tyrosine-protein kinase CSK encodes MSAIQAAWPSGTECIAKYNFHGTAEQDLPFCKGDVLTIVAVTKDPNWYKAKNKVGREGIIPANYVQKREGVKAGTKLSLMPWFHGKITREQAERLLCPPETGLFLVRESTNYPGDYTLCVSCDGKVEHYRIMYHASKLSIDEEVYFENLMQLVEHYTSDADGLCTRLIKPKVMEGTVAAQDEFFRSGWALNMKDLKLLQTIGKGEFGDVMLGDYRGNKVAVKCIKNDATAQAFLAEASVMTQLRHSNLVQLLGVIVEEKGGLYIVTEYMAKGSLVDYLRSRGRSVLGGDCLLKFSLDVCEAMEYLEGNNFVHRDLAARNVLVSEDNVAKVSDFGLTKEASSTQDTGKLPVKWTAPEALREKKFSTKSDVWSFGILLWEIYSFGRVPYPRIPLKDVVPRVEKGYKMDAPDGCPPAVYEVMKNCWHLDAATRPSFLQLREQLEHIKTHELHL; translated from the exons ATGTCAGCAATCCAG GCCGCCTGGCCATCCGGTACAGAATGTATTGCCAAGTACAATTTCCATGGCACTGCCGAGCAGGACCTTCCCTTCTGCAAAGGAGACGTGCTCACCATTGTGGCGGTCACCAAG GACCCAAACTGGTACAAAGCCAAGAACAAGGTGGGCCGTGAGGGCATCATCCCAGCCAACTATGTCCAGAAACGGGAGGGTGTGAAGGCCGGCACGAAGCTCAGCCTCATGCC CTGGTTCCATGGCAAGATCACGCGGGAGCAGGCCGAGCGGCTGCTGTGCCCGCCCGAGACTGGCCTGTTCCTGGTGCGGGAGAGCACCAACTACCCCGGGGACTACACGCTGTGCGTGAGCTGTGACGGCAAGGTGGAGCACTACCGCATCATGTACCACGCCAGCAAGCTCAGCATCGACGAGGAGGTGTACTTCGAGAACCTCATGCAGCTGGTGGAG CACTACACCTCGGACGCGGACGGACTCTGTACTCGCCTCATCAAGCCAAAGGTCATGGAGGGCACGGTGGCCGCCCAGGATGAGTTCTTCCGCA gcgGCTGGGCACTGAACATGAAGGACCTGAAGCTGCTGCAGACCATTGGGAAGGGGGAGTTTGGAG ACGTGATGCTAGGCGATTACCGAGGGAACAAGGTTGCTGTCAAGTGCATTAAAAATGACGCCACTGCCCAGGCCTTTCTGGCTGAAGCCTCTGTGATGAC GCAACTTCGGCATAGCAACCTGGTACAGCTTCTGGGTGTGATCGTGGAAGAGAAGGGCGGGCTGTACATTGTCACGGAGTACATGGCCAAG GGAAGCCTGGTGGACTATCTGCGGTCGAGGGGTCGGTCGGTGCTGGGCGGAGACTGTCTCCTCAAGTTCTCACT AGATGTCTGTGAGGCCATGGAATACCTGGAGGGCAACAACTTCGTGCACCGGGATCTGGCTGCCCGCAACGTGCTGGTGTCTGAAGACAACGTGGCCAAGGTCAGCGACTTTGGCCTCACCAAGGAGGCCTCCAGCACCCAGGACACGGGCAAGCTGCCAGTCAAGTGGACGGCCCCGGAGGCCCtgagagagaag AAATTCTCCACCAAGTCTGACGTGTGGAGTTTCGGAATCCTTCTCTGGGAAATCTACTCCTTTGGGCGAGTGCCTTACCCAAGAATT CCCCTGAAGGACGTCGTCCCTCGGGTGGAGAAGGGCTACAAGATGGATGCCCCCGACGGCTGCCCACCTGCGGTCTACGAGGTCATGAAGAACTGCTGGCACCTGGATGCTGCCACAAGGCCCTCCTTCCTGCAACTCCGGGAGCAGCTCGAGCACATCAAAACCCATGAGTTGCACCTGTGA